One genomic segment of Caldimonas brevitalea includes these proteins:
- a CDS encoding FxDxF family PEP-CTERM protein codes for MKLLRVFKPWIVAFGVAASVSAGAAPIPTPGDWGTHDTFEAGGQVLAGGDFADVFLFTLADATTLYASAASTEIGPSFGIAGGKVSLYSDGAGPDVFIGSFDFSGATGSLVNTFAGLAAGSYYYLVSGTAAAAGGLYTLVSNVPEPQTYALLLAGLMMVLTLTRRRLRD; via the coding sequence ATGAAGTTGCTACGTGTGTTCAAGCCGTGGATCGTCGCTTTCGGCGTTGCGGCCAGCGTGTCGGCTGGCGCGGCTCCCATCCCCACGCCCGGGGACTGGGGCACGCACGACACCTTCGAGGCCGGCGGCCAAGTACTCGCCGGCGGCGATTTCGCCGATGTCTTCCTGTTCACGCTGGCCGACGCCACGACCTTGTACGCCTCGGCCGCCAGCACCGAAATCGGACCCAGCTTCGGCATCGCGGGCGGCAAGGTGTCGCTCTATTCGGATGGGGCGGGTCCCGACGTGTTCATCGGCTCGTTCGACTTCAGCGGCGCGACCGGTTCGCTCGTCAACACCTTTGCCGGCCTCGCGGCCGGCTCTTACTACTACCTCGTGAGCGGCACCGCCGCAGCCGCCGGCGGGCTGTACACCCTCGTCTCGAACGTGCCCGAGCCGCAGACCTACGCGCTGCTGCTGGCCGGCCTGATGATGGTGCTGACGCTCACACGCCGGCGCTTGCGCGACTGA